From a region of the Burkholderia glumae LMG 2196 = ATCC 33617 genome:
- a CDS encoding MFS transporter, with protein sequence MSFWMFQLSSNERRTMAACFSGWALDAFDVQIYSFVLPALIATWGITKAQAGYLGTAALVFSAIGGALAGYLSDRIGRVRVLQLTVVWFAVFTFASGFAQNFYEMLTFRALQGLGFGGEWAAGAVLMSEVIRPAFRGRAAGTVHSGFAVGWGLAALAFAVVFSIVPQHLAWRCLFWLGLLPALLALFIRIFVDESTTFADSRHAKQRRFMAPVGLFQRPLLSRTLASSLFAIGMQGGYYAVVTWLPTYLKSERHLSVLGTGSYLAVVILGAFLGFLLGAHCADRLGRKRTLMTFGVLSTAMVCIYMFAPISDNAVLILGFPLGLFANAMFAPTGAFYAELFPTHLRGTGQGFAYNLGRGVGAFFPALVGLLSTTLPLGFAIGIYTVCAYGIAIFALFFLPETRGIDLTEHDTNSSPMPLGRQWGEHSINVYR encoded by the coding sequence ATGAGTTTCTGGATGTTCCAGTTGTCATCGAACGAACGTCGAACCATGGCTGCATGTTTCAGCGGATGGGCACTCGATGCCTTCGACGTGCAGATCTATAGTTTCGTTTTACCGGCATTGATTGCAACGTGGGGGATCACCAAAGCCCAGGCCGGGTATCTTGGAACCGCTGCGCTTGTCTTCTCTGCGATCGGCGGCGCATTGGCGGGATACCTTAGCGACCGGATTGGTCGGGTGCGCGTGCTCCAATTGACCGTCGTGTGGTTCGCGGTTTTCACATTTGCAAGCGGTTTCGCTCAAAACTTCTATGAGATGCTCACGTTCCGCGCGCTGCAGGGACTCGGGTTCGGCGGAGAGTGGGCAGCCGGCGCCGTGCTTATGTCCGAAGTCATTCGGCCCGCCTTCCGTGGACGGGCGGCAGGAACAGTTCACAGCGGGTTTGCGGTCGGTTGGGGTCTTGCAGCGCTTGCATTTGCCGTTGTATTTTCGATCGTGCCGCAACATCTGGCTTGGCGCTGCCTCTTTTGGCTCGGCCTGCTTCCTGCGCTGCTCGCGCTCTTCATCCGGATCTTTGTCGACGAATCGACCACCTTTGCGGACTCCCGGCACGCAAAACAAAGGCGGTTCATGGCTCCCGTTGGACTTTTCCAGCGCCCGCTTCTCAGCCGTACTCTGGCGTCGTCGCTATTCGCCATCGGGATGCAGGGTGGCTACTATGCAGTGGTTACGTGGTTGCCGACCTACCTCAAGTCCGAGCGCCACCTGTCAGTGTTGGGAACTGGCTCCTACCTAGCAGTCGTGATTCTGGGAGCTTTCCTAGGCTTCTTGCTAGGCGCGCATTGCGCTGATCGTCTAGGCCGAAAGCGAACGCTTATGACGTTCGGTGTCCTTTCGACGGCGATGGTGTGTATCTACATGTTTGCTCCGATCTCGGATAACGCGGTCCTCATTCTTGGGTTTCCCCTTGGGCTGTTCGCGAACGCGATGTTTGCTCCCACGGGAGCGTTCTACGCCGAGCTTTTCCCGACGCATCTACGGGGGACAGGGCAAGGCTTCGCCTACAACCTGGGACGTGGTGTCGGCGCCTTCTTTCCGGCCCTCGTCGGCCTTCTCTCGACTACCCTGCCGCTGGGTTTCGCAATCGGCATTTATACGGTCTGCGCATATGGCATAGCAATTTTCGCGCTCTTCTTTCTTCCAGAGACGCGAGGTATTGACCTCACAGAACATGACACGAACAGTTCCCCGATGCCGTTAGGCCGGCAATGGGGTGAGCATTCGATAAATGTGTACCGCTGA
- a CDS encoding LysR family transcriptional regulator — MVFVEVARGPSLTAAGQRLGIDLSTVRRRLATLQDTLGRELFQKQGRSLSLSVEGERIFHIAQRMEMLASEISNDFSDAERDLNGVVKVSTMEGFGSFYLAPRLTGLVKAHPGLSIQLINSPHILNLAEREADISLNMMKPHRGRFLVEKLAEFSVGLFAMPSYIEANGMPETMADLKEHTFVTYVEDLISVPYVLWLPEILPEPRVQLSCSSLVAQYHATCAGAGLAMLPLFMAIKEPRLVRLFPEKINLMRDWWMVVHRDLEAVPRIRAVMEFFRKVTAEDIETLVAPIDKEL; from the coding sequence ATGGTGTTCGTCGAGGTAGCGCGAGGACCGTCCCTTACCGCCGCCGGTCAGCGCCTTGGGATCGATTTGTCAACCGTACGCAGAAGACTTGCGACTCTACAAGACACTCTGGGCAGAGAACTCTTCCAAAAGCAAGGCCGCTCGCTCAGCCTTAGCGTCGAGGGAGAACGTATTTTCCATATCGCGCAGCGCATGGAAATGCTCGCGTCCGAGATTTCGAATGATTTTTCTGACGCAGAACGCGACCTAAACGGCGTGGTAAAGGTCTCGACCATGGAGGGGTTCGGTAGCTTCTATCTCGCGCCACGGCTTACAGGGTTGGTGAAGGCTCATCCGGGACTAAGTATTCAACTTATTAATTCGCCTCATATTCTTAACCTCGCGGAGCGCGAGGCAGACATATCGCTCAACATGATGAAGCCGCATCGCGGACGATTTTTGGTTGAGAAGCTCGCCGAATTTTCGGTGGGGCTTTTTGCGATGCCCTCGTATATCGAGGCTAACGGAATGCCTGAGACAATGGCCGACTTAAAAGAACATACCTTCGTGACCTATGTCGAGGACCTGATTTCCGTACCGTACGTACTTTGGTTACCGGAGATCCTGCCGGAGCCCCGAGTTCAACTTAGTTGCAGCAGCCTCGTTGCGCAATACCATGCCACGTGTGCTGGCGCTGGGCTTGCGATGCTTCCGCTGTTCATGGCAATTAAGGAGCCGCGCCTGGTTAGGCTTTTTCCGGAGAAGATCAACCTGATGCGAGATTGGTGGATGGTCGTGCATCGGGATCTGGAGGCGGTACCCCGTATTCGAGCGGTTATGGAATTTTTTCGGAAAGTTACCGCTGAGGACATAGAAACGCTTGTCGCGCCGATCGACAAAGAGCTGTGA
- a CDS encoding RHS repeat-associated core domain-containing protein: MTASTQIQPKPTDVFVSPLDDLHPADIDANLKALDRWLVDVSGGVLTLDRVETIARNAPVLANIFAAVDLIADIRAMIDHGDRPIDLFDWVNLGLDLIGVIPIPMGTAQIRMGARPMLKLLREEIAKNGKAMGEAAMQMVRDGIITAIVASLQARYAGEIETFLTALRAELAAVLSAAADYVGKVMNGLADLFAHAAGEPLDYGKDLDQAGQHLSAATRNILYEPGEAFGNIGALFYDAVRVVGKETINTATSVAKYIDSDASAKLMSVANSLRRKVPAVQQAVRGLDGNEVGKIGWLILVCEEGVMRWRKTHPKPQAVGIPSKGASKAEERRGQGPTETLGATAPAKHPGPNCCNSTGPVPTPATSSPGSIGYALGDERIDHDDFVIDGPLPIVWTRTYRSFFDGNDEQGELGPRWITPYTVRFDVQATKLVYHDAEGRSLDYPLLEVGGAHDDRAENLTLLRVDERWIALTRGHNVLEAYERHGDRYRLAFIKDRAGNQLTADYDEAGRLYRLLVPHRQVAFKHDARGRIVEVFEHDADGERVGRLAAYEYDAQGDLVAASDRYGNRREYRYRHHLLTRYTDRTGRGMNLEWDGTDPKARCVREYRDDGSDEVRLAWHPSFRMVMITDALGQVTRHYYTIKGYSFRVIHPDGSEEWLYRDRNDKLVQYIHRDGGTEFFDYDARGNLTRHQRVDGSVIEMVYDQQDQLVKTIDPHGHAWIQEYDAAGNVVLARDPLGHETKYQYNAQGLPTAVVDAKGGKKSLEYDESGRLLSFRDCSGKTTHWTYDAAGRLVEMRDPAGTPTSYRYGANGQLEEIVSPAGTEHVQHDAEGRLLTATDPLQRTTRYTYDAGGRVITRIDALGQRLAYGYDRLGRLVRLTDANDAAYTFRYDPAGQLAEETEFDGRTRRYRYDEASGRLASIEEAGRTTELGQDRAGRISRRSCGEEAEQYGYDASGRLVEASNRYSRIQRFFDPIGNLVREHHAYDVFGVKRSFVWHHGYDELGNRIRTVRPDGHVVDWLRYGSGHVHGLLVDGEEQLQLERDELHREVKRTLSSRIQQLTAYDPAGRLARQTVQRHQAPGALSARRYHYDAAGQLTQIEDNRRGALDYRYDPVGRLIEAIGPGRRERFAFDPASNIVDPGRPETARTPGGSAGRRETTLPDSVPRVLGNLLREYAGTHFEYDVQGNLIEKRSPAGVQRFEWDGFDRMRAAHAAEQSRQAAATYFYDAFGRRIAKEVNGARTVYGWDGDTLAYESADERSTHYLYEPETFVPMAQYAGAPVNGIETPTASSADRYTPEDDPLQRVPAAAAAAHLVFYHCDQIGTPLMMTDEAGELVWEASYRAWGEAQEVIERASAAAGIDVVRNPLRFQGQQFDDETGLHYNRYRYYDPLVGRFVGKDPIGLTGGINLFLYAPNPVVWVDPLGLARDLTGCDGSGRPLKSKQYSVLYEAKLPDEMVVGTDPTHFREANRQLNATITEDAPFKAMMAQHYGGVVDHVAEGPRGGYSSSAPKGFSWHHHPCRKGVLQLVPMAQHQAPGPVQSVLHPGGQGGKQVWGGGRTR; the protein is encoded by the coding sequence ATGACCGCATCGACTCAGATTCAACCGAAGCCCACCGACGTCTTCGTCTCGCCCCTCGACGATCTTCATCCCGCTGACATCGATGCCAATCTCAAGGCGCTCGATCGCTGGCTCGTGGATGTCAGCGGGGGCGTGCTGACGTTGGATCGTGTCGAAACCATCGCGCGCAATGCGCCCGTGCTTGCGAACATCTTCGCGGCCGTCGACCTGATCGCAGACATCCGCGCGATGATCGACCACGGCGACCGGCCGATCGACCTGTTCGATTGGGTGAATCTCGGCCTGGACCTGATCGGCGTGATCCCCATTCCGATGGGAACCGCCCAGATTCGCATGGGGGCGCGGCCCATGCTCAAGCTGCTTCGCGAGGAAATCGCGAAGAACGGCAAGGCGATGGGCGAGGCCGCGATGCAGATGGTGCGTGACGGCATCATCACCGCGATCGTCGCCAGCCTGCAGGCGCGCTACGCCGGCGAAATCGAGACCTTCCTCACCGCGCTGCGTGCCGAGTTGGCTGCCGTGCTGAGTGCCGCCGCCGACTATGTCGGCAAGGTGATGAACGGCTTGGCCGACCTGTTCGCACACGCGGCGGGCGAACCTCTGGACTACGGCAAGGATCTCGACCAGGCCGGCCAGCACCTGAGCGCGGCCACGCGCAACATCCTCTACGAGCCGGGCGAAGCGTTCGGCAACATCGGCGCGCTGTTTTACGACGCGGTCAGGGTGGTCGGGAAGGAAACGATCAACACCGCGACGTCCGTGGCGAAGTACATCGACTCGGATGCCAGCGCGAAGCTCATGAGCGTGGCCAATTCGCTACGGCGGAAGGTGCCGGCCGTGCAACAGGCGGTGCGGGGGCTCGATGGCAACGAGGTGGGCAAGATCGGCTGGCTGATCCTCGTGTGCGAGGAAGGCGTGATGCGCTGGCGCAAGACGCATCCCAAGCCGCAGGCGGTGGGCATCCCGTCGAAGGGCGCCTCGAAGGCCGAGGAGCGGCGCGGGCAGGGGCCGACCGAGACGCTCGGCGCCACGGCGCCGGCGAAGCACCCCGGGCCGAATTGCTGCAACTCGACCGGGCCGGTGCCCACGCCGGCCACCAGTTCGCCCGGCTCGATCGGCTATGCCCTGGGCGACGAGCGGATCGACCATGACGATTTCGTGATCGACGGCCCGCTGCCGATTGTCTGGACGCGAACCTATCGCTCGTTTTTTGACGGCAACGACGAGCAGGGCGAGCTCGGGCCGCGGTGGATCACGCCGTACACCGTGCGCTTCGACGTGCAGGCGACGAAACTCGTCTATCACGACGCGGAAGGCCGCAGTCTCGATTACCCCCTGCTGGAAGTGGGCGGCGCCCACGACGACCGCGCCGAAAACCTGACACTGCTGCGGGTCGACGAGCGGTGGATCGCACTGACGCGTGGCCACAACGTGCTCGAGGCATACGAACGCCACGGCGATCGGTATCGCCTGGCGTTCATCAAGGACCGCGCCGGCAATCAGCTGACGGCCGACTATGACGAGGCGGGGCGCCTCTATCGCCTGCTCGTGCCGCATCGGCAAGTCGCGTTCAAGCACGACGCGCGCGGGCGAATCGTCGAAGTCTTCGAGCACGACGCGGACGGCGAGCGCGTGGGGCGCCTCGCTGCCTACGAGTATGACGCGCAAGGCGATCTGGTTGCGGCCAGCGACCGATACGGCAACCGACGTGAGTATCGATATCGTCACCACCTGCTGACGCGCTACACCGACCGCACCGGGCGCGGCATGAACCTGGAGTGGGACGGGACAGATCCGAAAGCGCGCTGCGTGCGCGAGTACCGGGACGACGGCAGCGACGAGGTTCGGCTCGCGTGGCATCCGAGTTTCCGGATGGTCATGATCACCGACGCACTCGGGCAGGTCACCCGCCACTACTACACCATCAAGGGCTATTCGTTCCGGGTCATTCACCCGGACGGCAGTGAGGAATGGCTCTACCGCGACCGCAACGACAAGCTGGTGCAGTACATCCACCGCGACGGCGGCACCGAGTTCTTCGACTACGACGCTCGCGGCAACCTGACCCGTCATCAGCGCGTGGACGGCTCGGTGATCGAGATGGTCTACGATCAACAGGACCAGCTGGTCAAGACGATCGATCCGCACGGCCACGCCTGGATTCAGGAGTACGACGCCGCCGGCAACGTCGTCCTGGCGAGAGACCCGCTTGGGCACGAGACGAAGTACCAGTACAACGCCCAGGGGCTGCCGACGGCGGTGGTCGACGCGAAGGGCGGGAAGAAGTCGCTCGAGTACGACGAGAGCGGCCGCCTCCTGTCGTTCAGGGACTGCTCGGGGAAGACGACGCACTGGACGTACGATGCGGCCGGCCGGCTCGTGGAGATGCGAGACCCGGCCGGCACCCCGACGAGCTACCGGTACGGTGCGAACGGGCAGTTGGAGGAGATCGTGTCGCCGGCCGGCACCGAGCACGTCCAGCACGACGCGGAGGGCCGGCTTCTCACCGCGACCGATCCCTTGCAGCGCACGACCCGCTACACCTACGACGCGGGCGGGCGTGTCATCACGCGCATCGATGCGCTCGGCCAGCGCCTCGCCTACGGCTACGACCGCCTGGGCCGGCTGGTGCGGCTGACCGATGCGAACGATGCCGCCTACACGTTCCGGTACGATCCGGCCGGCCAGCTGGCCGAGGAGACGGAATTCGACGGGAGGACCCGGCGATACCGGTACGACGAGGCGAGCGGCCGCCTGGCGTCGATCGAGGAAGCGGGACGGACCACGGAACTCGGTCAGGACCGCGCCGGGCGGATCTCGCGACGCAGCTGCGGCGAAGAAGCCGAACAGTACGGCTACGACGCGAGCGGCCGCTTGGTCGAGGCCAGCAACCGGTACAGCCGAATCCAGCGCTTCTTCGACCCGATCGGCAACCTCGTTCGCGAGCATCACGCCTACGACGTGTTCGGCGTCAAGCGCAGCTTCGTGTGGCACCACGGCTACGACGAGCTGGGCAACCGGATCAGAACGGTTCGGCCCGATGGCCACGTGGTGGACTGGCTCCGCTACGGTTCCGGCCACGTCCACGGGCTGCTCGTCGACGGCGAGGAACAACTGCAGCTCGAGCGCGATGAGTTGCACCGGGAGGTGAAGCGCACGCTGTCGAGCCGAATCCAGCAGCTCACGGCCTACGATCCGGCCGGCCGCTTGGCGCGTCAGACGGTTCAGCGTCACCAAGCGCCCGGGGCGCTGAGCGCGCGCCGGTACCATTACGACGCTGCAGGCCAGCTCACGCAGATCGAGGACAATCGGCGGGGCGCGTTGGACTACCGCTACGACCCGGTGGGGCGGCTGATCGAGGCGATTGGCCCCGGCCGGCGGGAGCGCTTCGCGTTCGACCCGGCGAGCAACATCGTCGATCCCGGCCGGCCCGAGACTGCGCGCACGCCGGGCGGCAGCGCCGGCCGCCGCGAGACCACGCTGCCGGATTCGGTGCCCCGGGTGCTGGGCAACCTGCTGCGGGAGTATGCCGGGACGCATTTCGAGTACGACGTGCAGGGCAACCTGATCGAGAAGCGCTCGCCGGCGGGCGTGCAGCGGTTCGAATGGGACGGGTTCGACCGGATGCGAGCCGCCCACGCGGCTGAACAGTCGCGGCAGGCGGCGGCGACGTATTTCTATGACGCCTTCGGCCGACGCATCGCGAAGGAAGTGAACGGCGCGCGAACCGTCTACGGATGGGATGGGGATACGCTGGCCTACGAGTCGGCCGACGAGCGCAGCACGCATTACCTGTACGAGCCCGAGACGTTTGTGCCGATGGCGCAGTACGCTGGCGCGCCGGTGAACGGCATCGAGACGCCGACCGCCTCGAGCGCTGACCGCTACACGCCGGAGGACGATCCGCTGCAGCGGGTGCCGGCGGCGGCTGCGGCGGCGCATCTGGTGTTCTATCACTGCGATCAGATCGGCACGCCGCTGATGATGACGGATGAGGCGGGCGAACTGGTGTGGGAGGCGAGCTACCGTGCGTGGGGCGAGGCGCAGGAGGTGATCGAGCGGGCGTCGGCCGCGGCCGGCATCGACGTCGTGCGGAATCCGCTGCGGTTTCAGGGGCAGCAGTTCGATGACGAGACGGGGCTGCACTACAATCGGTATCGGTATTACGATCCGCTGGTGGGTCGGTTTGTCGGAAAAGACCCGATTGGGCTCACCGGCGGCATCAACCTCTTCCTGTACGCTCCCAACCCGGTTGTCTGGGTCGATCCGCTCGGACTTGCACGAGACCTGACGGGGTGTGATGGGTCCGGACGTCCTCTCAAGAGCAAGCAATATTCGGTTCTATATGAGGCGAAGTTGCCGGACGAGATGGTGGTCGGCACCGACCCAACGCACTTCAGAGAAGCAAACCGACAATTAAACGCAACGATTACTGAGGACGCTCCCTTCAAAGCCATGATGGCACAACACTATGGCGGTGTCGTAGACCACGTGGCGGAAGGGCCGAGAGGTGGGTACAGTTCCAGCGCACCAAAAGGATTTAGCTGGCATCATCACCCCTGTCGGAAGGGCGTGCTCCAGTTGGTACCTATGGCACAACATCAGGCACCTGGTCCTGTCCAGTCGGTCTTACATCCGGGTGGCCAGGGCGGAAAGCAGGTTTGGGGAGGAGGAAGAACCCGATGA
- a CDS encoding DUF7716 domain-containing protein translates to MKNSLTVLGDVLTNVSEFAWDHALFMPHGVDWVPSTTCAILDPDDFENEANPERPQFAVEHSLHYALGVQVVQGIVENARLQRPDATVSDLVDAFIFYYDNDAYVDWS, encoded by the coding sequence ATGAAAAATTCACTCACTGTTCTGGGTGATGTTCTCACGAACGTCAGCGAATTCGCTTGGGACCACGCGCTCTTTATGCCCCACGGCGTGGACTGGGTTCCGTCCACGACTTGCGCCATTCTCGACCCAGACGATTTCGAGAACGAAGCTAATCCGGAACGCCCGCAGTTTGCCGTCGAGCACTCGTTACATTACGCCCTTGGTGTTCAAGTCGTTCAAGGCATCGTCGAGAACGCGAGACTGCAAAGGCCGGACGCTACGGTTTCGGACCTCGTGGACGCATTCATTTTTTACTACGATAACGATGCCTACGTGGACTGGTCGTAG
- the istA gene encoding IS21 family transposase, producing the protein MGVSVVELEEVMTILELHRQGLSISAIAARLGMDRKTVRKYIRNGVQAPRYGPRTPRPCVVDPFVQYITERVREFPELSVERLLREVRAMGYAGGRTALGDLVREVRPPRQRGFEVRFETPAGHQAQVDFAHFSVEFDDAPGQRRSIWLFSIVLGHSRYLWGRFVEHQDLQTVLRCHMEAFEHLGGAPREILYDRMKAAVLSEVERHIVYNAKLVAFAQHYGFAPRACKAYRAKTKGKIERPYRYIRQDFFLARRFQNLADLNRQLREWLDTVANVRVHGTTHRVVAQHFNEERPTLQALPPGTFNGVIRLERRVSHEGLVSVGGNYYSVPDRTRKRVLDVHSLAHEIRIYEDGELLAVHPVLEGRRRTSLLPGHRRANQRKQQARHPVPSVTASVARRPLSFYDQVARRLAEAGRTA; encoded by the coding sequence GTGGGGGTGTCGGTGGTCGAGCTGGAGGAAGTGATGACGATTCTGGAATTGCATCGGCAAGGGCTGAGTATTTCGGCCATCGCCGCTCGACTGGGTATGGACCGCAAGACCGTTCGCAAATACATCAGGAATGGCGTTCAGGCGCCGCGTTACGGTCCACGTACGCCGCGACCGTGCGTGGTCGATCCGTTCGTCCAGTACATCACCGAACGCGTACGCGAGTTTCCCGAATTGAGCGTCGAGCGTCTGCTGCGTGAGGTCCGGGCGATGGGTTACGCGGGCGGTCGCACGGCGCTGGGCGACCTGGTTCGGGAGGTCCGGCCGCCCCGCCAGCGCGGCTTCGAGGTACGCTTTGAGACGCCCGCCGGCCATCAGGCTCAAGTGGACTTCGCGCACTTCAGTGTCGAGTTCGACGACGCGCCCGGCCAGCGGCGTTCGATCTGGCTGTTCTCGATTGTACTCGGGCACAGCCGCTATCTCTGGGGACGCTTCGTCGAGCATCAGGACCTGCAGACCGTCTTGCGCTGCCACATGGAAGCGTTCGAGCACCTCGGCGGCGCTCCGCGTGAGATTCTGTACGACCGAATGAAGGCTGCCGTGCTCAGCGAAGTCGAGAGGCACATCGTCTACAACGCGAAGCTGGTCGCGTTTGCGCAGCACTACGGCTTCGCGCCGCGGGCCTGCAAGGCGTATCGCGCCAAGACCAAGGGCAAGATCGAGCGCCCGTATCGATACATCCGGCAGGACTTCTTCCTGGCGCGCCGTTTCCAGAACCTCGCCGACCTGAACCGCCAACTGCGCGAGTGGCTCGACACGGTCGCCAATGTCCGCGTGCACGGCACGACGCACCGCGTCGTCGCTCAGCACTTCAATGAGGAGCGTCCTACGCTGCAGGCGTTGCCGCCCGGCACCTTCAACGGCGTGATCCGGCTTGAACGGCGCGTGAGCCATGAAGGTCTCGTCTCGGTCGGTGGCAATTACTACAGCGTGCCCGATCGTACGCGCAAGCGCGTGCTCGACGTTCACAGTCTGGCGCACGAGATCCGCATCTACGAGGACGGTGAACTGCTGGCGGTTCATCCCGTGCTAGAAGGCCGACGACGAACCTCGCTGCTGCCCGGTCATCGGCGTGCAAACCAGCGTAAGCAGCAGGCACGGCACCCCGTGCCATCGGTGACGGCGAGCGTGGCTCGCCGGCCCCTGTCGTTCTATGACCAGGTCGCAAGACGTCTCGCAGAAGCCGGGAGGACCGCATGA
- the istB gene encoding IS21-like element ISBcen28 family helper ATPase IstB: MNSMPASTLERIRRYLVGLRMPRALETLDATLNRFEQGDSSMLEVLETLLGEEFTTRETRRIRMALQTARLGTIKTLAGYDFSFQPSLDRDRIMTLAQLEFIERRQTVHFLGPPGTGKSHLSIALGVEAVRAGKSVYFGSLAEIVNSMAKAEREGNLAQRVRFLARNSLLIVDEIGYLPIGSNGGNLFFQLVNACYERCAIILTSNRSFGEWGDVFGDSVVAAALLDRLLHHAIVVQIEGTSYRLREHADLLPDHLRNRPSSLNPVPAEPARRRPGRPRRNPFDHVAG, from the coding sequence ATGAACAGCATGCCTGCCTCGACACTGGAGCGCATCCGACGCTATCTCGTCGGCCTGCGCATGCCGCGCGCGCTCGAAACGCTGGATGCCACCCTGAACCGCTTCGAGCAAGGCGACAGTTCGATGCTCGAAGTGCTGGAAACGTTGCTGGGCGAGGAGTTCACGACACGCGAAACACGCCGCATCCGGATGGCGCTGCAGACCGCGCGGCTCGGCACGATCAAGACGCTGGCCGGCTACGACTTCAGCTTCCAGCCGAGCCTGGATCGCGATCGCATCATGACGCTTGCGCAACTCGAGTTCATCGAACGACGGCAGACCGTTCACTTCCTGGGGCCGCCCGGCACGGGCAAATCGCACCTGTCCATTGCGCTGGGCGTGGAAGCCGTACGCGCGGGCAAGAGCGTCTACTTCGGCTCTCTGGCCGAGATCGTGAACTCGATGGCCAAGGCCGAACGGGAAGGCAACCTGGCGCAGCGCGTGCGCTTCCTTGCCCGTAACAGCCTGCTCATCGTCGACGAGATCGGCTACCTGCCCATCGGCTCCAACGGCGGCAATCTGTTCTTCCAGCTCGTCAACGCCTGCTACGAGCGCTGCGCGATCATCCTGACGTCCAACCGCAGCTTCGGTGAATGGGGTGACGTGTTCGGCGACAGCGTGGTGGCCGCGGCGTTGCTCGACCGGCTGCTGCACCACGCGATCGTCGTGCAGATCGAAGGCACATCGTACCGCCTGCGAGAACACGCCGATCTGCTGCCGGACCATCTGCGCAACCGTCCGTCTTCCCTGAACCCCGTGCCCGCTGAACCGGCTCGCCGGCGCCCGGGCCGCCCCCGAAGGAACCCATTCGATCACGTCGCCGGCTGA